The nucleotide window AAGCCTTCCATTTGGTGTTCATCCTCGACTATGTGTTCAATAAATCCTGTATCCTGCAGACATTATGATTTAAAAAATGGATTTGGCAAATGGCAAATAGTATGCAATAGTGGAGGAGAAATAACAACTAATCTAACCAAAGTAGGAGACTATGTTGAAAATAAACTCCGATAAGAACGAGGATTAGCTTCTTTGACTTTGGTTTTACCACGACCATTATGTGAAATCTTTAATGGTTCAAAACGGGGTTGCTTACTTATGAATTATAACCACTAAAATGTAAGAACACTTAAACCTTTCAATATATATCACAGTACTGTAGAAAAGGATGGAAGTTTACCTACCAACAGAAGTTAAATAAGATAGATGGCCTAAACAGGCTGAAAGGTTGCAAAAGCTGGATCTTTGATGCTAGGATTTCATATAAAAATAGCTTAAAAATTTTCAACTCAACAGAagccacaagaaaaaaaaaaagtatttatttAGCAAGTAAAAAACCACATgtgaaaaatgaaagaaaaggcGTACCACAAAACCTTCTGACACTGTGTCCAGAAGCTCAATGGCATCTTTTGGGTACATCCACCTCTTAGGATTCCATAGTACAGTGCTGTTGAATGCAAAACCTGACATATCAACATGAAATCTCCGGAGATTGTTGCCCTTTTCATTCGTGTGCCATCCAATCACTCGACCTCCACTGCATACTGGGCCTTCGAGAATTGCCTTATTTTTGCTTTGAGAAAGCATCGCCACAGGCCAAGTGCCAAATCTCCTACAGGCACAAATATAAACCTTTGTTCAGGCAGAAGTAATTCATGTAGTTAGAAACGAAGGCTAATTTAGTAGCGGATTGATGAGTAGTAACTTCAGAGCAAATAAATGAAGCTCTCCACCATTGACAGGAAACATACGATGATACATCAAACTTCCCCACTTGTATGATCTACAGAACAAGTGATTCAACCCCAAGAAATTAACAGACATAGAGAACAGGTTTACTGCAAAGCAACGATGACCGATAACTACAACCATTAAGTTTAGGATCCACCTGTACTGTTATTTTTGGATAAGCAAAGCAATTGTGCCGAAATGTAAAGTATTTGAAGGGTTCAGCACTTGCCCATAATAGTCAATTGTTGTTTTCTGTTAAAAATGCATGTACTTTGAGCATTGGAATCGCAAGAAACATATGGTTCTTACGGTAGGCAATAATTTGTCTACCTCAGAAAATAATAAGGCAATTATGAATTCGGCAACATGTTACATTTGGTAACATTTCCTCTTTCTTGCCgtgtaagaaaaatgatctttttAGCCCAATTTGATTATGGGGCTTCATCCTCGATAAGCAAGTGCAAATTCGACTAGCTTACTAGGGTTAGTAAAAGTTTGGGGCAATTACTGAGCACTGCATCTAATTCATCATGTCATAACATTGAAGGCGGCATCTGGAAAGAACTAGAATTACTATTATGGCAGATTACGCTGGAAGAACAATGAAACAGCTTTGTTAGGATTGAGTACCTGATCCGTCTCAATCGCTCGAAGAGGTCGAGGGAGTACACGTTGTCGTCGTCAGCAAAGTACACGATGCCGTCCAGGCGATGGTGCCTGATGTGCTTGAGTGCGGTGTGGCGCTGGCGGACGTCTCTGTGGAGGCTGACGCTAGTGTTCTTGCGGCAGACGAGGTGCCTGTACATGACGCCGGACCTCATGAGTATGTCGGCGGTCTCGAGGGTGGCCGTCTTCGTCTCGACGACAATCCAGAGGAGAGGCGGGGGAACGAGCTTCAGCGTGTGGGCAAGGCGGTTCAAGTGGTACCCCTGGGAGGCCCTGTTGTATGTGGGGGTCACGATGATCAACAGCTTGCTGAAAGGATCCGCCGGCTCCTCAGCGGCGGTGGCGTTCGCGGAGCGGACGGGGTCGAAGAAGAAGCCATGGGGCGGCGCGAGGCCGCCGGCGTCGTCGAGGTCGGGGAAGGAGAAGAGGCCCCAGAAGAAGCCAACGAGGAAGGCGAAGAGGAGGGCGCGGAGGAAGGACCGGCGCCAGGGGCCTCTACGGGCGGGCAAGCCGCCGAGGAGGCATCGTAGGCCATGGAGCAGAGAGGGGGAGGATTGCGCAGGCCGGCCGAGCAACGACTGGCCCTTCGGGGGGCGATCACGGACGGCGGCAAAGGGGGCGCGGCGGATCGAAGCCATCGTGGATGCTCCCCCTGCTGCTACTTCTATTCCCCTGCACGGAATCGAAGGGACTGCGGCCGCGGCGGAGGAGAGGAGAAGGCATCAAGAGAACACCGATCGGAGCATGATCGGGTAGGTGGGGCCGCGGGGGTGGGGGAGAAGAGAGCGGGCGTAGACAGGATATGACGTCGCTGTTGGAGAAGGACTTCCTACGCACCGAGTGGGAATCGGTCGCCGCCGTGTTGGTTTGCCCAGCGAAGACGACGCACCAAAGCTAAGCAGCCACCATTCTTCTGCTTCGGTTTCATTAACTTCCGCCTATAAGCGTTACCCAAACGGATACCGCCAATAGGAATGGAGAATGGAGGGAATGGAATGCGGACGCGTGTCCAAGACAAGCTGTCTTGTCGGGCCCGCAACGGTGTCGCCTCCGTTTGGACGATGCTTGTATTTTAGTTTATGCACATGGAGACATATCATTAAGGATCAGAATTAAGGAGACATCCGCCGATGAGCGACATGTATTCTGTATGGTTATTTACTCATTGGGTTGGGAggcacaaataaataaataaatatatatatatatatattagaagtaGGCGTTACTATTTATAAAttactcttattattattatttataatatttaaaaaaataaataataaaataatattttatttatttggaaCTAAATATTTGTATATAATATGAAAATTCGAAGAACTACAAGCGAATAATCCATTACAACAATGAGCTGTCGTCGAAGGAGGCCACATCTAGGTTGAAATCAACAGCTGCAAGGACATGACAGGCCAACCCATGCTGGCCTCGCTTAATTGCTTCCCAGAACAAGCAGTTCGTTCCAGACAAGTAAATGGTACACCGATCCGAAAGCAAGTAGCGATCTCGGATTACCTCTTCTTCCTCGTCGCTTCCGAGACTTGGAGCATCATCGGCGCAAAAAGTGTAGACGGCTCGGGCAGAGAGATGTTCGCAGGTAAAACCAGAGAGAAAGCTTCAtctctcttccttccttcctcggaTTTGTTGCTGCAGGCCTTTGGGCGCATCGTTATTGCGATGTAAACTGGACTCGATTGACATAGAAACTGGACTCTGGTAAATCCTTTACATGGGAGCTTTGTGTTCTTGACATGTTTGAGCGTCGCTGTCTCGGAATCGAGGTTGGAAAATATGGTTCAACAACCATCGAGATCCCAGTGATCTCTTCTTGTACGTGTTTGATACAGTCTCGGGTGATGATGCGATCGAGGAGTCGACCTCATCCAACATGTCAATCGTGATGGGGATTGATTAGCTACGAGACCAAATAACACGGTGGAACGACAAGACTCCGTCCAAATCGTGCCGTATGCGCAGCTTCTGCACGgtgtgttttattattattattattattattattattattattattatcactgAATTAATAATACcataaaatatttcttatttttttagATTAATTATGAATAGAAAAGAACACAacgaaaaaaagaaagattatcaagctatttaaaatatattttatcttctaaaagagacaaaatatatttttatttttaattaataatttcttGTTTATGAGATTAATAAATTGAGTTATTTTCTCATATGATATACGATTGATATGAAATCATATTTACGAGATATGAGATCTCTCATCATCTTGAACCAATATTATAATTATTGAAAGTGTTGACTGGTTTAATTGATAAAAACCTTACAGTTTATCACCTTCGCCCTTTATCATTtatcaaagaaaatattataattatctgatttttttcttattattttttctcttatCGTTCGCCTGCATCAGCTTGCGTCTTAATCACACTCGTGGAATTATAGAATTGGAATACAGCAAGCTTAAGCTTGTCGACTCATGCGAAACAAAAGGCGGTTtcaaccaccaccaccgccaccgccaccgccgcctcccaATAAAAGAGCTGCTGATGTCTCTTTCATGTGATATCATAATACCACGGACAACTTGCTATTTCCTTGTCGGCAGTATTAGAAGTTTCCAACGTAAATGGCCAATGTGTCTAACCATCACAAAAAGGGAATCACGAGTAGGTGGTGCTTCCATGACCTGAGTGCGCCATGAGGCCATCCCCCACTTCTGTGCTTTTAGTTGGTAGAAACAACGCAGGTTGCTCAGCTTTCTAATCTCACTGATTGAGCTAACGTACGAGTCCGGTCCTGCCTGCTTTAGACATGATGGATCATGTTGAGCAATAAGAATCAAACACCATGACCGCAAAGATGCTGTTGCAAGCTAATAAGCAATGAACAGATTGTTCTTAGTGTGCATAGTTAACAAGTCAAGTGAAAGAAATTACCCGAGCGCGACATGTAGAACAAACCTTCTCAACAATGCGTCCGTTCATCGTATACCTGCACTATTGTCTGTGAACTATGGTTAGAGGTAAAACTGGTAATCACAAAAAAAGAATAGCTTAACACATGGAGGGAAATTTCATACTGCAATCTGCTCAATTGAACCCTCAGTGGTTTGAATGTTCTTTTGGACTCCTGACTCAATAAGCGACACATGTACCGTACAGCAATTCAAGAGGAatgcaattttcattttaagCAAAAAAATTGCAGTGCACCATCTATACAAAAGctggaaaaaaagggaaaaaaatcgtCGAGCAAAAGTTACCATGTATAACTTTCTCCTGACTCCGCTGATAAAGATTGCGGGTCAGTCCGCCAAGTCCTCCTCTTATATCTGTACCTTCAAGAGCATGTAGCTTTGTTATGCCATACATCACTGATTGATGAAGAATGTATGCTTAGTCTTTCTTGTGGtagcttttcaagttcaattgAACTACCATTCAGGTTGTCGCCCCCACTAATGCTGCTTTCTACCTTTCGGAGATCACCCAAAGCTCGCCTTGCATATACTGTGAAGGCAATTGTGATTGCAATGGCGATGACAAAGGATATGATGTTGTAAACTATCTCCACCGGTGTCATGGTATAATTCCCATAGTTCATATTTGCCAGTGTGTGTATCAACCGTCCACTGCACCAAAAGAAAAGCAGGAAGAGAGGTTTAGTATTTAGCCATAATTCTCCAAATAGTCATAAACCTTATGAGGAGGAGAAACAAATGATTCTGTGGAAACAGAAAACATAAAGACAATGTCAAGATGATGGTATGTTAGGACTAATCGAAATTAGGCATAAGGTACTGATCATTAGATGTTTCACATCCTCAACCCTTTAAAATATAACTAAAACTCATTCTGGTTTTGAATCAGAGGTTAAGCAAATACTCGATCTAtctgcaagaagaacaaaaaggagaacaaataTGGGGCATCATGATGATTTGTCATGACTCCTATAGTTGTTTGTTTGACATCATAACCATATTACCAGCCGGGCAGATTTACTAACCTATAAATATAGATGAAAGCTTCAGGTATCATTCCAGCGATAGAGCCACTGAGATAAGGACCAAATTTTATACATGTCACTACTACTGCATAGTTGAAGATTGTGTATGGAAATGGTGAAATTCTAAAGAGCGCAACGACTCGAAATTGATGAAACCAGCTTCCCTCCCCAGCCAGCCTAAGTATAGCAGTCTGCTGAGGCCATTTATTCAACCATTCCTGtcacaattaataaaaaaaaaaagaaaagtcacAACAAAATGAAGATTCACTGGGGGTTGGTCTGCACGGATAAAAGTGGACATTCAGTTCAGAGGTCTTACATGTATCCGTTCACGAAACAGTAAGCCAATAAAATAAGGCAACACCATGCCTATGGTAGTTCCTACCATAATTATAAGAAATCCAAGACCATATCCAAATATCATTCCAGCCAGCCACATGGATGGCCCAGAAGGAATTAACAAAACTGGGAACAAAGCTAAGGATCCAATGAGtaccaaagcaagaacaggccgccCAAAAGCAGTTGCTTCCCACTCCATAATTGGCAGGAGAACCTGCAGAGTAGTTCAATTGATCACTGAATTGTCAATATGAATGAAGTTATCAATTTTTCTCCAGTTTCTAAAGATATAATACCATGTAGAGCATGCATGTATGTCGAAATAGTCGATCGTTTCAAGTGGCAATGACATAAGATCATATTTGAGTTGATATCCATCCCTTAAACAAGTAACTTTTGAATTCTTTTAAGAAGCAGAACCAAAATATTTTGGTACACAAGTTGAGATAATTGCAGTATCAGAGCTAATGTGACAACTAATATGTCCAGGGAGCAAACACTGATGAGGTGGAGCTACCAATATTTGTCTCTGAAAAGACTGATATGGATTTGTATGCAAGAGATTAGCACCCTCGGTAATCTCACATCAGATGTGAACTATAACAAGGTGGTATACAGATACCTATGCTCATCGAAATAGCAATTTATGGGTATACTTATTTGTGGGCAAAGCTAATGTTATGTTAGGCTTGGATTGTCCAGTTGAGATCAAGCTACAAACATTACTCTACTGCAAAAAAAAGGGCATATGACACAGCAGAGCATGCCACCAAGCAACCAATTACAAGATGAAATATGTGTGACCAAAGAACTCTCTAGTCCAAAATGGAACATCAAATACATCAACAAATAAAGAGTTACCGAGCAAATTTAGGAATAAACTTTTCAAGACCTGGCCAACAACTCATGATAAACATGTACAAAGATTGCCATATTGTGGCACAGGGGTGTGTTGATACCTACTGGGCATGATATGATTCCATGCTATGTGAATCATCATGTATGTTGGTCAGTAATTTGTCATAGCCATATGTTGGCACTTGACATGATGCCAACAATGTGTTTTTGGCAAAATATGTTTCAGCTTGTGCTGACACATGCCTGACATGCATGACAGTCCTCATGTTTGTATATCTAATTGTGGCTTGCATAAGATTTTCTACAGAAATAGCATGAGATAAGCATAGAAAAAGGATCTGCTCACAGCAATTGCAAGAACAACAAAATTAGTAACCTACACTTGTATTCAGAAGACTAGAACGTATAGCAGAACAAATAATATAGCTGAAGATAATTGACATTACCTTCTCCAAAGCAAACGGTAATCCCCATTTGACGAAGACGAAACTAAGTACCACCAACAGAAAGCAGAAAAAGAGAATTTTCATCCACCAGATGTACGATCTCGAAGTAGCTTTTTCAACTACCTGTTGAGGGTCAAAATTGGATATTCTTGATTCACTTGGCAACACCAGTCTTGCATGCTCATCTTCCATTGTCTGTAGCTCGGAAGTCTCAACATTCTTCCCTGACATCTCAGATGAACTTGACATCTTCCGTGGAATTCCACAGAATCTTTTAGACAAAGCAGAAGCACCAGAAGAAAGTTAAATTACCCTGACATGTGCACATATAACATGATGCAAAGAATGACTAGGATACAGTTTGTACAACAACAATAGCAAGTTGATTGGTTACATCTTCCACAACTGTTTATGCTTTTCTGAGACTTCAACATAGATTTGATCCTTGTGCTAGCAAAGGAAATATGGCAAGTATTATTTTCAAGAAAACTACCATAAACAACACACAGAAATGCATTTGTATGGTCATGCAACATAATTAGAACTCAACTAGTGAGCATAAGAATACAGGAAAGGAATCGAATACTGCAGTGGCAAAAGATATAGTACTTCCACCTCAAAAAAAATCCTTATTAAAGAGTCAAAGCCAAGCATGTTAAAACTTAAGAAGAAAGATTTATCTTCAATTTGTTAATTCAATATGCCAAAAGTCAAGTCTAGAAAAAATGTGCATGATCCAAAATATTCAAAGTAATCTAAAAGACTAAGGAAACAATAAAGTAGAACACCTTCTACTTTACTGTATGAAGAAGACAGGCATGAAGAAGACAATAAAGTTGAACATCATTACTGCCACAACCTTTATTCACCCTGCTCAAGAATTCATAGGGGATAGCAGATCACAACCAATAGTTTACAAAAAAGAGTAGCAGGTAACAAAACCACTGCAACAAAAGGAAGGCAAAGGCAAATAATTAAGGTGTACTCTCAAAGATTATGCTAGTGGCAGACAGTAGACCCAGTTCACTCATTTTGCAAACAAAAACTAAATGACTTGTGACCTATGTTTTAACAATGACTAGGCAGAACTCAAATCATACATGATTGAATTTGTAAGAACCCAGCTATAGCATGATAATTTGAGTAAGTAAGATAAAGAAGATATGGTCTATGCCAAAAAGGAATTCCACCATCACATAAGTAGTTTCAGGCAAAT belongs to Musa acuminata AAA Group cultivar baxijiao chromosome BXJ1-11, Cavendish_Baxijiao_AAA, whole genome shotgun sequence and includes:
- the LOC135597656 gene encoding probable beta-1,4-xylosyltransferase IRX9H, which codes for MASIRRAPFAAVRDRPPKGQSLLGRPAQSSPSLLHGLRCLLGGLPARRGPWRRSFLRALLFAFLVGFFWGLFSFPDLDDAGGLAPPHGFFFDPVRSANATAAEEPADPFSKLLIIVTPTYNRASQGYHLNRLAHTLKLVPPPLLWIVVETKTATLETADILMRSGVMYRHLVCRKNTSVSLHRDVRQRHTALKHIRHHRLDGIVYFADDDNVYSLDLFERLRRIRRFGTWPVAMLSQSKNKAILEGPVCSGGRVIGWHTNEKGNNLRRFHVDMSGFAFNSTVLWNPKRWMYPKDAIELLDTVSEGFVDTGFIEHIVEDEHQMEGLPDDCSRIMNWRMHLEAKNRVYPRGWQTSKNLDAIIPLK
- the LOC135586226 gene encoding uncharacterized protein LOC135586226 gives rise to the protein MKATSNGSWQADNSLDCALPLAIVHICLVPPREAFTQAFLVNTKWLVEIVVLNIGKDRKLRKTFPPRSLLLMVLDEEPLAILVLMALFTTFVTKVILVLNGCPELGPVGSYLASSGFSTTSSVIRRIGFAVCYEKVTSPMKNEGAYCEYLASRVAHFRVLSTKQSNSSSGSGSGRWSPCWSFLRIESLPSILHLFAPIKQKDRKGTTKRKPLLFLSPPSPPSPPLSLQILDRSSARGLDAIPFVKNLYEHKDQIYVEVSEKHKQLWKIFCGIPRKMSSSSEMSGKNVETSELQTMEDEHARLVLPSESRISNFDPQQVVEKATSRSYIWWMKILFFCFLLVVLSFVFVKWGLPFALEKVLLPIMEWEATAFGRPVLALVLIGSLALFPVLLIPSGPSMWLAGMIFGYGLGFLIIMVGTTIGMVLPYFIGLLFRERIHEWLNKWPQQTAILRLAGEGSWFHQFRVVALFRISPFPYTIFNYAVVVTCIKFGPYLSGSIAGMIPEAFIYIYSGRLIHTLANMNYGNYTMTPVEIVYNIISFVIAIAITIAFTVYARRALGDLRKVESSISGGDNLNGTDIRGGLGGLTRNLYQRSQEKVIHGNFCSTIFFPFFPAFV